From Geobacter sp., one genomic window encodes:
- a CDS encoding phosphopyruvate hydratase, whose amino-acid sequence MSQITDVYAREILDSRGNPTLEVEVFLESGVMGRAAVPSGASTGEREALELRDGDKSRYLGKGVQKAVDNVNEQIADQIVGMEATDQVGIDRKMLELDGTEYKSNLGANAILGVSLAVAKAAAEVVGLPLYQYIGGCNAKELPLPMMNILNGGAHADNNVDIQEFMIMPAGARSFSEALRMGAEIFHALKGVLKAKGYNTAVGDEGGFAPNLKSNEEALEVIMEAIVKAGYKPGEEVLLALDVASSELFKDGVYTLENEAEPKKSPAQMVDFYENLVNKYPIISIEDGMAENDWDGWKLLTDRLGKRIQIVGDDLFVTNPKILKEGIQKGIANSILIKLNQIGTLTETLDAIEMAKRAGYTCVISHRSGETEDTTLADLAVAVNAGQIKTGSLCRTDRVAKYNQLLRIEDELDSTALFRGKDVFYNIKK is encoded by the coding sequence ATGAGCCAGATCACCGATGTCTATGCCAGAGAAATTCTTGATTCGCGGGGCAATCCGACTCTTGAGGTCGAGGTGTTCCTTGAATCGGGCGTCATGGGAAGAGCAGCCGTACCATCCGGTGCCAGTACCGGCGAGCGCGAGGCGCTGGAACTGCGTGACGGCGATAAATCCCGCTACCTGGGCAAAGGCGTGCAAAAGGCAGTCGACAACGTCAACGAGCAGATCGCCGACCAGATCGTCGGCATGGAGGCCACTGACCAGGTCGGAATCGACCGGAAGATGCTGGAACTGGACGGGACCGAATACAAGAGCAACCTGGGGGCCAATGCCATCCTCGGCGTCTCCCTGGCCGTGGCAAAGGCTGCGGCCGAGGTGGTCGGACTGCCGCTCTATCAGTACATCGGCGGCTGCAACGCCAAAGAGCTTCCCCTCCCCATGATGAATATCCTCAATGGCGGCGCCCATGCCGACAACAACGTGGATATCCAGGAGTTCATGATCATGCCCGCCGGTGCACGGAGTTTTTCCGAGGCCTTGCGGATGGGTGCCGAGATCTTCCACGCCCTGAAAGGGGTCTTGAAGGCCAAGGGGTACAACACCGCCGTAGGGGACGAAGGGGGCTTCGCGCCAAACCTGAAGTCCAACGAAGAAGCGCTCGAAGTGATCATGGAAGCCATCGTCAAGGCAGGCTACAAGCCGGGCGAAGAGGTCCTCCTTGCCCTCGACGTCGCCTCCTCGGAACTGTTCAAGGATGGGGTCTACACCCTGGAGAACGAGGCCGAACCGAAGAAGAGCCCGGCACAGATGGTCGATTTCTACGAGAACCTGGTCAACAAGTACCCGATCATCTCCATCGAAGACGGCATGGCGGAAAACGACTGGGACGGCTGGAAACTGCTGACCGACCGGCTCGGCAAAAGGATTCAGATCGTCGGCGATGACCTGTTCGTCACCAACCCGAAGATCCTGAAGGAAGGGATCCAGAAGGGGATCGCCAACTCCATCCTGATCAAGCTGAACCAGATCGGCACCCTGACCGAAACCCTCGACGCCATCGAGATGGCCAAGCGGGCCGGTTACACCTGCGTCATCTCCCACCGAAGCGGTGAGACCGAGGACACCACCCTGGCCGACCTGGCCGTGGCGGTCAATGCCGGCCAGATCAAGACCGGTTCCCTTTGCCGTACCGACCGGGTCGCCAAATACAACCAGCTGCTCCGGATCGAAGACGAACTGGATTCGACCGCCCTCTTCCGCGGCAAGGACGTCTTCTACAACATCAAGAAATAA